One window from the genome of Magnolia sinica isolate HGM2019 chromosome 4, MsV1, whole genome shotgun sequence encodes:
- the LOC131243328 gene encoding uncharacterized protein LOC131243328 isoform X3: protein MIFLDFHGMKCLEAPRNSLELPIETSSYHAMCDNIPYSYQVKQNTSKRNIYPNGTPVKKLIDEEISKPKKNRRNVPSVIAHLMGMDMLPIEKIPTIQAAERRKEDAKNGVLSKEKAGNGSTHSSPLRPKPAKQTKKYLLPHINKRDPECLKLSKQQPREHPQEEQLQKFKKEFEAWQASKVWQRSRSAGMDGNLRQWEDYQTLAQENLNMEKMARYANSVRNSAQNLHGELEDYNLPFAMETSTQQMGGLRHYGHRSKPFQFNEKEALMLNSRTKTCDFKQFPQMHCDDKCGRPSVPTRIVVLKPGLERSSDTEESWPGLSEIVEEEVSIEDFLEEVKERLRLEIQGNTRKHNTVRGGEFEIPFSEKPTGPKEIAQHIAKHVRESVTKDLATNLPRSESTRSFINSVQSNELGYPEFINRDTRTLLSERLRNILRNETDAGINTVINGNSIPFMLDREQGSVRPMEDVSKNRKKVSQWEYMKDEHGTKVRSSRHDQKKDASFDTGEISPRNLTRSLSAPVSGTAFGRLLLGEPHVLSGAHIRRKHEATENVSVEVRKNKKETSSFRGKVSNLRHGFSLRCRFFGKKIQSVEETGVRVSESMKSSSSMNVPTVVMNLGCAQENSTEVPPSPASVCSSPQEHFFRPGGHPSPASPLDIPFIEDHPVPQVFKEISSNLLELRRQLNRLLQCDGPEEAPVKDDLLEPEEDNSEGEAHVYIRDVLVVAGLYDGSSPLTNPINSRVFEEVEEASRRCAKEGEEAITDASESNVGHKLLFDLLNESLSIISRPITRSRFMRGVLGHPTAVPRRKKLLDDVWKMVRIYVHPPSDSCHSIDSMVAFDLATTHWSSMMNDEIDVIGSELERMIARELIEETMWDLCHSWCVDYCSYL from the exons ATGATCTTCTTAGACTTCCATGGGATGAAAT GCTTGGAAGCTCCTCGAAATAGCTTGGAACTGCCTATAGAAACATCGAGCTATCATGCCATGTGCGATAACATACCG TATTCATATCAAGTGAAGCAGAATACCTCCAAAAGGAATATTTATCCGAATGGAACCCCTGTGAAGAAGCTGATCGATGAAGAAATATCCAAACCAAAAAAGAACAGACGCAATGTACCAAGCGTCATCGCCCATCTGATGGGGATGGATATGTTACCAATAGAGAAAATACCCACAATCCAAGCGGCCgaaagaaggaaggaagatgCCAAGAATGGTGTACTGAGTAAAGAAAAGGCTGGTAATGGTTCAACTCACTCTAGCCCACTCCGCCCAAAACCTGCCAAGCAAACAAAGAAATATTTACTTCCTCACATTAACAAACGGGATCCTGAATGTCTAAAGTTGTCTAAACAACAGCCTCGGGAACATCCACAAGAGGAGCAACTACAGAAATTCAAGAAAGAGTTTGAAGCATGGCAAGCATCCAAGGTTTGGCAACGTTCTAGGAGTGCCGGAATGGACGGGAATCTAAGACAATGGGAAGATTACCAAACCCTTGCACAGGAAAATCTTAACATGGAAAAGATGGCACGTTATGCTAATTCTGTGAGAAATTCAGCACAGAATTTACATGGAGAACTCGAGGATTATAATCTGCCATTTGCAATGGAAACAAGCACCCAACAAATGGGTGGTTTACGGCATTATGGACATAGGAGTAAGCCATTCCAATTCAATGAAAAGGAAGCTTTGATGTTAAATAGCAGAACCAAAACTTGTGACTTTAAGCAGTTCCCCCAAATGCATTGTGATGATAAATGCGGCAGACCTTCTGTACCCACGAGGATAGTGGTCTTGAAGCCTGGCCTTGAAAGAAGCTCTGACACAGAAGAGTCTTGGCCTGGCTTATCAGAGATAGTAGAAGAGGAAGTTAGTATTGAAGATTTTCTTGAGGAGGTTAAGGAAAGACTCAGGTTAGAAATACAAGGGAACACTAGAAAACATAATACCGTGAGAGGGGGTGAATTTGAGATTCCTTTTAGTGAAAAGCCCACAGGCCCAAAAGAAATCGCTCAACATATAGCAAAACATGTCAGAGAAAGTGTTACCAAGGACCTTGCAACAAATTTGCCACGATCGGAATCAACCCGATCGTTCATAAATTCAGTTCAGTCCAACGAACTGGGTTACCCCGAATTCATCAACAGAGATACAAGGACATTGTTGTCAGAGAGGCTGAGGAATATCCTAAGAAATGAAACAGACGCAGGCATTAACACAGTCATCAATGGCAACTCAATACCTTTTATGTTAGACAGAGAACAGGGCAGTGTACGGCCAATGGAAGATGTTTCAAAGAATCGGAAAAAGGTGAGCCAGTGGGAATACATGAAAGACGAGCATGGAACAAAGGTCAGATCTTCCAGACATGACCAGAAGAAAGATGCATCTTTTGATACTGGAGAAATATCACCAAGGAACCTTACCAGATCTTTGTCAGCTCCAGTATCAGGAACAGCTTTTGGGAGGCTTCTTTTAGGGGAGCCGCATGTCTTATCAGGTGCTCACATCAGAAGGAAGCATGAAGCCACCGAAAATGTTTCAGTGGAAGtgaggaaaaacaaaaaagagacgTCTAGTTTCAGAGGGAAAGTTTCAAATTTGCGACATGGTTTTAGTCTCAGATGTAGATTTTTTGGCAAGAAGATCCAATCAGTGGAAGAAACAGGTGTGAGAGTATCCGAATCTATGAAGTCTTCCTCTTCCATGAATGTGCCAACAGTTGTGATGAATTTGGGCTGTGCGCAG GAGAACTCGACTGAGGTGCCACCAAGCCCTGCATCAGTGTGCAGCAGCCCTCAGGAGCATTTCTTTAGGCCAGGCGGCCATCCAAGTCCAGCCTCCCCGTTGGATATACCTTTTATTGAAGATCATCCTGTTCCACAGGTTTTCAAAGAGATCAGCTCTAACCTTCTTG AGCTCAGGAGGCAGTTGAACCGACTACTACAGTGTGATGGCCCTGAAGAAGCGCCAGTCAAAGACGATCTGTTGGAGCCTGAAGAGGACAATTCAGAAGGAGAAGCACATGTTTACATCAGAGATGTCCTTGTCGTTGCTGGTTTGTATGATGGGTCTTCTCCACTAACAAATCCAATCAACAGCCGTGTATTTGAGGAAGTCGAAGAAGCTTCCAGAAGATGTGCCAAGGAGGGTGAAGAAGCCATCACGGATGCCAGTGAGAGCAATGTAGGTCACAAATTGTTGTTTGATCTATTGAATGAGTCGCTATCAATTATATCAAGACCCATAACTAGGTCTAGATTCATGAGAGGAGTTTTGGGTCACCCCACAGCAGTGCCACGTAGGAAGAAATTGCTCGACGATGTATGGAAGATGGTCCGCATCTATGTGCATCCTCCATCTGATAGCTGTCATTCAATTGATAGCATGGTGGCATTCGATCTAGCCACGACCCATTGGTCATCTATGATGAATGATGAAATCGATGTGATAGGCAGTGAGTTGGAGAGGATGATTGCAAGGGAGTTGATTGAGGAAACAATGTGGGATTTGTGTCACTCATGGTGTGTGGATTACTGTAGTTATTTGTAG
- the LOC131243328 gene encoding uncharacterized protein LOC131243328 isoform X2, with product MGSILHLFESNQATTSQKLLAHKRRSDGLEAPRNSLELPIETSSYHAMCDNIPYSYQVKQNTSKRNIYPNGTPVKKLIDEEISKPKKNRRNVPSVIAHLMGMDMLPIEKIPTIQAAERRKEDAKNGVLSKEKAGNGSTHSSPLRPKPAKQTKKYLLPHINKRDPECLKLSKQQPREHPQEEQLQKFKKEFEAWQASKVWQRSRSAGMDGNLRQWEDYQTLAQENLNMEKMARYANSVRNSAQNLHGELEDYNLPFAMETSTQQMGGLRHYGHRSKPFQFNEKEALMLNSRTKTCDFKQFPQMHCDDKCGRPSVPTRIVVLKPGLERSSDTEESWPGLSEIVEEEVSIEDFLEEVKERLRLEIQGNTRKHNTVRGGEFEIPFSEKPTGPKEIAQHIAKHVRESVTKDLATNLPRSESTRSFINSVQSNELGYPEFINRDTRTLLSERLRNILRNETDAGINTVINGNSIPFMLDREQGSVRPMEDVSKNRKKVSQWEYMKDEHGTKVRSSRHDQKKDASFDTGEISPRNLTRSLSAPVSGTAFGRLLLGEPHVLSGAHIRRKHEATENVSVEVRKNKKETSSFRGKVSNLRHGFSLRCRFFGKKIQSVEETGVRVSESMKSSSSMNVPTVVMNLGCAQENSTEVPPSPASVCSSPQEHFFRPGGHPSPASPLDIPFIEDHPVPQVFKEISSNLLEFRRQLNRLLQCDGPEEAPVEDDLLEPEEDNSEGQAHVYIRDVLVVAGLYDGSSPLTNPINSRVFEEVEEASRRCAKEGEEAIKDASESNVGHKLLFDLLNESLSIISRPITRSRFMRGVLGHPTAVPRGKKLLDDVWKMVRIYVHPPSDSCHSIDSMVAFDLTTTHWSSMMNDEIDVIGSELERMIARELVEETMWDLCHSWCVDYCSYL from the exons ATGGGAAGTATATTACATCTCTTTGAATCCAATCAGGCTACTACGTCACAGAAACTGCTTGCACATAAGAGACGTTCTGATG GCTTGGAAGCTCCTCGAAATAGCTTGGAACTGCCTATAGAAACATCGAGCTATCATGCCATGTGCGATAACATACCG TATTCATATCAAGTGAAGCAGAATACCTCCAAAAGGAATATTTATCCGAATGGAACCCCTGTGAAGAAGCTGATCGATGAAGAAATATCCAAACCAAAAAAGAACAGACGCAATGTACCAAGCGTCATCGCCCATCTGATGGGGATGGATATGTTACCAATAGAGAAAATACCCACAATCCAAGCGGCCgaaagaaggaaggaagatgCCAAGAATGGTGTACTGAGTAAAGAAAAGGCTGGTAATGGTTCAACTCACTCTAGCCCACTCCGCCCAAAACCTGCCAAGCAAACAAAGAAATATTTACTTCCTCACATTAACAAACGGGATCCTGAATGTCTAAAGTTGTCTAAACAACAGCCTCGGGAACATCCACAAGAGGAGCAACTACAGAAATTCAAGAAAGAGTTTGAAGCATGGCAAGCATCCAAGGTTTGGCAACGTTCTAGGAGTGCCGGAATGGACGGGAATCTAAGACAATGGGAAGATTACCAAACCCTTGCACAGGAAAATCTTAACATGGAAAAGATGGCACGTTATGCTAATTCTGTGAGAAATTCAGCACAGAATTTACATGGAGAACTCGAGGATTATAATCTGCCATTTGCAATGGAAACAAGCACCCAACAAATGGGTGGTTTACGGCATTATGGACATAGGAGTAAGCCATTCCAATTCAATGAAAAGGAAGCTTTGATGTTAAATAGCAGAACCAAAACTTGTGACTTTAAGCAGTTCCCCCAAATGCATTGTGATGATAAATGCGGCAGACCTTCTGTACCCACGAGGATAGTGGTCTTGAAGCCTGGCCTTGAAAGAAGCTCTGACACAGAAGAGTCTTGGCCTGGCTTATCAGAGATAGTAGAAGAGGAAGTTAGTATTGAAGATTTTCTTGAGGAGGTTAAGGAAAGACTCAGGTTAGAAATACAAGGGAACACTAGAAAACATAATACCGTGAGAGGGGGTGAATTTGAGATTCCTTTTAGTGAAAAGCCCACAGGCCCAAAAGAAATCGCTCAACATATAGCAAAACATGTCAGAGAAAGTGTTACCAAGGACCTTGCAACAAATTTGCCACGATCGGAATCAACCCGATCGTTCATAAATTCAGTTCAGTCCAACGAACTGGGTTACCCCGAATTCATCAACAGAGATACAAGGACATTGTTGTCAGAGAGGCTGAGGAATATCCTAAGAAATGAAACAGACGCAGGCATTAACACAGTCATCAATGGCAACTCAATACCTTTTATGTTAGACAGAGAACAGGGCAGTGTACGGCCAATGGAAGATGTTTCAAAGAATCGGAAAAAGGTGAGCCAGTGGGAATACATGAAAGACGAGCATGGAACAAAGGTCAGATCTTCCAGACATGACCAGAAGAAAGATGCATCTTTTGATACTGGAGAAATATCACCAAGGAACCTTACCAGATCTTTGTCAGCTCCAGTATCAGGAACAGCTTTTGGGAGGCTTCTTTTAGGGGAGCCGCATGTCTTATCAGGTGCTCACATCAGAAGGAAGCATGAAGCCACCGAAAATGTTTCAGTGGAAGtgaggaaaaacaaaaaagagacgTCTAGTTTCAGAGGGAAAGTTTCAAATTTGCGACATGGTTTTAGTCTCAGATGTAGATTTTTTGGCAAGAAGATCCAATCAGTGGAAGAAACAGGTGTGAGAGTATCCGAATCTATGAAGTCTTCCTCTTCCATGAATGTGCCAACAGTTGTGATGAATTTGGGCTGTGCGCAG GAGAACTCGACTGAGGTGCCACCAAGCCCTGCATCAGTGTGCAGCAGCCCTCAGGAGCATTTCTTTAGGCCAGGCGGCCATCCAAGTCCAGCCTCCCCGTTGGATATACCTTTTATTGAAGATCATCCTGTTCCACAGGTTTTCAAAGAGATCAGCTCTAACCTTCTTG AGTTCAGGAGGCAGTTGAACCGACTACTACAGTGTGATGGCCCTGAAGAAGCACCAGTCGAAGACGATCTGTTGGAGCCTGAAGAGGACAATTCAGAAGGACAAGCACATGTTTACATCAGAGATGTCCTTGTCGTTGCTGGTTTGTATGATGGGTCTTCTCCACTAACAAATCCAATCAACAGCCGTGTATTTGAGGAAGTCGAAGAAGCTTCCAGAAGATGTGCCAAGGAGGGTGAAGAAGCCATCAAGGATGCCAGTGAGAGCAATGTAGGTCACAAATTGTTGTTTGATCTATTGAATGAGtccctatcaattatatcaagaCCCATAACTAGGTCTAGATTCATGAGAGGAGTTTTGGGTCACCCCACAGCAGTGCCACGTGGGAAGAAATTGCTCGACGATGTATGGAAGATGGTCCGCATCTATGTGCATCCTCCATCTGATAGCTGTCATTCAATTGATAGCATGGTGGCATTCGATCTAACCACGACCCATTGGTCATCTATGATGAATGATGAAATCGATGTGATAGGCAGTGAGTTGGAGAGGATGATTGCAAGGGAGTTGGTTGAGGAAACAATGTGGGATTTGTGTCACTCATGGTGTGTGGATTACTGTAGTTATTTGTAG
- the LOC131243328 gene encoding uncharacterized protein LOC131243328 isoform X1, which yields MGSILHLFESNQATTSQKLLAHKRRSDGLEAPRNSLELPIETSSYHAMCDNIPYSYQVKQNTSKRNIYPNGTPVKKLIDEEISKPKKNRRNVPSVIAHLMGMDMLPIEKIPTIQAAERRKEDAKNGVLSKEKAGNGSTHSSPLRPKPAKQTKKYLLPHINKRDPECLKLSKQQPREHPQEEQLQKFKKEFEAWQASKVWQRSRSAGMDGNLRQWEDYQTLAQENLNMEKMARYANSVRNSAQNLHGELEDYNLPFAMETSTQQMGGLRHYGHRSKPFQFNEKEALMLNSRTKTCDFKQFPQMHCDDKCGRPSVPTRIVVLKPGLERSSDTEESWPGLSEIVEEEVSIEDFLEEVKERLRLEIQGNTRKHNTVRGGEFEIPFSEKPTGPKEIAQHIAKHVRESVTKDLATNLPRSESTRSFINSVQSNELGYPEFINRDTRTLLSERLRNILRNETDAGINTVINGNSIPFMLDREQGSVRPMEDVSKNRKKVSQWEYMKDEHGTKVRSSRHDQKKDASFDTGEISPRNLTRSLSAPVSGTAFGRLLLGEPHVLSGAHIRRKHEATENVSVEVRKNKKETSSFRGKVSNLRHGFSLRCRFFGKKIQSVEETGVRVSESMKSSSSMNVPTVVMNLGCAQENSTEVPPSPASVCSSPQEHFFRPGGHPSPASPLDIPFIEDHPVPQVFKEISSNLLELRRQLNRLLQCDGPEEAPVKDDLLEPEEDNSEGEAHVYIRDVLVVAGLYDGSSPLTNPINSRVFEEVEEASRRCAKEGEEAITDASESNVGHKLLFDLLNESLSIISRPITRSRFMRGVLGHPTAVPRRKKLLDDVWKMVRIYVHPPSDSCHSIDSMVAFDLATTHWSSMMNDEIDVIGSELERMIARELIEETMWDLCHSWCVDYCSYL from the exons ATGGGAAGTATATTACATCTCTTTGAATCCAATCAGGCTACTACGTCACAGAAACTGCTTGCACATAAGAGACGTTCTGATG GCTTGGAAGCTCCTCGAAATAGCTTGGAACTGCCTATAGAAACATCGAGCTATCATGCCATGTGCGATAACATACCG TATTCATATCAAGTGAAGCAGAATACCTCCAAAAGGAATATTTATCCGAATGGAACCCCTGTGAAGAAGCTGATCGATGAAGAAATATCCAAACCAAAAAAGAACAGACGCAATGTACCAAGCGTCATCGCCCATCTGATGGGGATGGATATGTTACCAATAGAGAAAATACCCACAATCCAAGCGGCCgaaagaaggaaggaagatgCCAAGAATGGTGTACTGAGTAAAGAAAAGGCTGGTAATGGTTCAACTCACTCTAGCCCACTCCGCCCAAAACCTGCCAAGCAAACAAAGAAATATTTACTTCCTCACATTAACAAACGGGATCCTGAATGTCTAAAGTTGTCTAAACAACAGCCTCGGGAACATCCACAAGAGGAGCAACTACAGAAATTCAAGAAAGAGTTTGAAGCATGGCAAGCATCCAAGGTTTGGCAACGTTCTAGGAGTGCCGGAATGGACGGGAATCTAAGACAATGGGAAGATTACCAAACCCTTGCACAGGAAAATCTTAACATGGAAAAGATGGCACGTTATGCTAATTCTGTGAGAAATTCAGCACAGAATTTACATGGAGAACTCGAGGATTATAATCTGCCATTTGCAATGGAAACAAGCACCCAACAAATGGGTGGTTTACGGCATTATGGACATAGGAGTAAGCCATTCCAATTCAATGAAAAGGAAGCTTTGATGTTAAATAGCAGAACCAAAACTTGTGACTTTAAGCAGTTCCCCCAAATGCATTGTGATGATAAATGCGGCAGACCTTCTGTACCCACGAGGATAGTGGTCTTGAAGCCTGGCCTTGAAAGAAGCTCTGACACAGAAGAGTCTTGGCCTGGCTTATCAGAGATAGTAGAAGAGGAAGTTAGTATTGAAGATTTTCTTGAGGAGGTTAAGGAAAGACTCAGGTTAGAAATACAAGGGAACACTAGAAAACATAATACCGTGAGAGGGGGTGAATTTGAGATTCCTTTTAGTGAAAAGCCCACAGGCCCAAAAGAAATCGCTCAACATATAGCAAAACATGTCAGAGAAAGTGTTACCAAGGACCTTGCAACAAATTTGCCACGATCGGAATCAACCCGATCGTTCATAAATTCAGTTCAGTCCAACGAACTGGGTTACCCCGAATTCATCAACAGAGATACAAGGACATTGTTGTCAGAGAGGCTGAGGAATATCCTAAGAAATGAAACAGACGCAGGCATTAACACAGTCATCAATGGCAACTCAATACCTTTTATGTTAGACAGAGAACAGGGCAGTGTACGGCCAATGGAAGATGTTTCAAAGAATCGGAAAAAGGTGAGCCAGTGGGAATACATGAAAGACGAGCATGGAACAAAGGTCAGATCTTCCAGACATGACCAGAAGAAAGATGCATCTTTTGATACTGGAGAAATATCACCAAGGAACCTTACCAGATCTTTGTCAGCTCCAGTATCAGGAACAGCTTTTGGGAGGCTTCTTTTAGGGGAGCCGCATGTCTTATCAGGTGCTCACATCAGAAGGAAGCATGAAGCCACCGAAAATGTTTCAGTGGAAGtgaggaaaaacaaaaaagagacgTCTAGTTTCAGAGGGAAAGTTTCAAATTTGCGACATGGTTTTAGTCTCAGATGTAGATTTTTTGGCAAGAAGATCCAATCAGTGGAAGAAACAGGTGTGAGAGTATCCGAATCTATGAAGTCTTCCTCTTCCATGAATGTGCCAACAGTTGTGATGAATTTGGGCTGTGCGCAG GAGAACTCGACTGAGGTGCCACCAAGCCCTGCATCAGTGTGCAGCAGCCCTCAGGAGCATTTCTTTAGGCCAGGCGGCCATCCAAGTCCAGCCTCCCCGTTGGATATACCTTTTATTGAAGATCATCCTGTTCCACAGGTTTTCAAAGAGATCAGCTCTAACCTTCTTG AGCTCAGGAGGCAGTTGAACCGACTACTACAGTGTGATGGCCCTGAAGAAGCGCCAGTCAAAGACGATCTGTTGGAGCCTGAAGAGGACAATTCAGAAGGAGAAGCACATGTTTACATCAGAGATGTCCTTGTCGTTGCTGGTTTGTATGATGGGTCTTCTCCACTAACAAATCCAATCAACAGCCGTGTATTTGAGGAAGTCGAAGAAGCTTCCAGAAGATGTGCCAAGGAGGGTGAAGAAGCCATCACGGATGCCAGTGAGAGCAATGTAGGTCACAAATTGTTGTTTGATCTATTGAATGAGTCGCTATCAATTATATCAAGACCCATAACTAGGTCTAGATTCATGAGAGGAGTTTTGGGTCACCCCACAGCAGTGCCACGTAGGAAGAAATTGCTCGACGATGTATGGAAGATGGTCCGCATCTATGTGCATCCTCCATCTGATAGCTGTCATTCAATTGATAGCATGGTGGCATTCGATCTAGCCACGACCCATTGGTCATCTATGATGAATGATGAAATCGATGTGATAGGCAGTGAGTTGGAGAGGATGATTGCAAGGGAGTTGATTGAGGAAACAATGTGGGATTTGTGTCACTCATGGTGTGTGGATTACTGTAGTTATTTGTAG